A section of the Rattus norvegicus strain BN/NHsdMcwi chromosome 15, GRCr8, whole genome shotgun sequence genome encodes:
- the Naa30 gene encoding N-alpha-acetyltransferase 30 isoform X1, translating to MAEVPPGPSSLLPPPAPAAPAAAELRCPFPAGAALACCSEDEEDDEEHEGGCGSPAGGEAATAAKARSCLRCPQLPQEQQQQLNGLIGPELRHLRAAGTLKSKVLSAAEAAAPDGAPKVTATKGAEGHPGERPPHSVPNNARTALPGRPEAAAAAAAGAASDPATSRNGLVEGNEQEEEEDEQVRLLSSSLTTGCSLSSSLGREAEPGEDRTIRYVRYESELQMPDIMRLITKDLSEPYSIYTYRYFIHNWPQLCFLAMVGEECVGAIVCKLDMHKKMFRRGYIAMLAVDSKYRRNGIGTNLVKKAIYAMVEGDCDEVVLETEITNKSALKLYENLGFVRDKRLFRYYLNGVDALRLKLWLR from the exons ATGGCGGAGGTACCGCCTGGGCCTAGCAGCCTCCTCCCACCACCAGCGCCTGCGGCCCCAGCGGCGGCCGAGCTCCGCTGCCCGTTCCCGGCGGGGGCCGCGCTCGCTTGCTGCagcgaggacgaggaggacgacgAGGAGCACGAAGGCGGCTGCGGGAGCCCGGCGGGCGGCGAGGCGGCGACCGCGGCCAAGGCGCGTTCTTGCCTTCGCTGCCCGCAGCTGcctcaggagcagcagcagcagctcaacgGATTGATTGGCCCAGAACTGAGACACCTCCGGGCCGCGGGGACCCTCAAGAGTAAGGTTCTGAGTGCAGCGGAGGCGGCCGCCCCCGACGGGGCCCCCAAAGTGACTGCCACAAAAGGAGCCGAGGGACACCCGGGGGAGAGACCTCCCCACTCGGTCCCCAACAATGCAAGAACTGCACTCCCCGGCCGGCCAGaggcagcggcagcggcggcggcgggggcggCAAGCGACCCCGCGACGTCCCGGAATGGACTGGTGGAGGGCAacgagcaggaggaggaggaggacgagcaGGTGCGGCTGCTGTCTTCGTCTCTGACCACCGGCTGCAGTTTAAGCAGCTCCCTGGGCAGGGAGGCCGAGCCCGGGGAGGATCGGACGATACGATACGTCCGATATGAATCTGAGCTCCAAATGCCTGATATCATGAGACTGATCACCAAAGATCTGTCTGAACCCTACTCCATTTATACGTATAGATATTTTATCCACAACTGGCCACAGCTGTGTTTCTTG gCCATGGTAGGGGAGGAGTGTGTAGGTGCCATCGTTTGCAAGTTGGATATGCACAAAAAGATGTTCCGCAGAGGTTATATAGCCATGTTAGCCGTGGACTCCAAGTACAGGAGAAATGGCATCG GTACTAACTTGGTAAAGAAAGCTATATATGCCATGGTCGAAGGAGACTGTGATGAG gttgttttggaaacagaaattacaaatAAGTCTGCTTTGAAACTTTATGAAAATCTTGGTTTTGTTCGAGATAAGAGGCTGTTCAGATACTATTTAAATGGAGTTGACGCACTGCGACTTAAACTGTGGCTGCGCTGA